One window of Methanospirillum lacunae genomic DNA carries:
- a CDS encoding PKD domain-containing protein, whose amino-acid sequence MRIDSYFKYPARCFFILLTGLVCISLLTLNVSAIPGPAPEFSGPGILHGSNITSGNNTTPLLQPAEKPQLMTLSAQEVKAGSTSITSALSAAKDTTGSNVTWQKCYGGSSDDGAFSMANTTDGGYIFCGYTNSTDGNVSGFHGYYDYWVVKFAANRSIEWQKSLGGSDIDIGMSVNQTADKGYLITGYSYSTDGNVTGNHGADDSWVLKLSSNGTTEWANSLGGSKYDWGWSGIQTADAGYLIAGGAGSEDGNVSGNHGGYDGWIQKLNANGTLQWQNCLGGSSFDQINSALESSEGGYLVAGITKSTNGDVKGNHGDYDAWVVSLNTTGGIAWQNCLGGSGDDEALSLIRTTDGGYLIGGYTNSTDGNVSGNHGNYDAWVVKLDADGNLLWQKCLGGSGDDGTESVIQDSDNGYLIAGYTASDDGDVSGNHGNYDAWIVKLDADGNLLWQKCLGGTGEDDARSIIQVSSDRYLVAGYTASDDGDVSGNHGDYDAWIVEIQNSDSATTTQTVDMESLLSQPGPNGGTSMLGSVNNWSLNAVPTIQTNSTSGSSDAVQVSFTANTLTGPAPLTVAFTSACQGNPTSYIWNFGDGKTSGEINPTHTYTVPGTYSVTLKAMNANSGAIGVLPDSITVTDGRIFAKKYQAPGTV is encoded by the coding sequence ATGAGAATTGATTCTTATTTTAAATATCCGGCGAGATGCTTTTTTATACTTCTCACCGGGCTGGTTTGTATCAGTCTTCTGACATTGAATGTATCTGCTATCCCAGGGCCGGCACCAGAGTTTTCAGGCCCGGGAATACTTCATGGATCTAATATCACTTCTGGAAACAATACAACACCACTGCTTCAGCCAGCAGAAAAACCTCAACTCATGACCCTTTCGGCTCAGGAAGTGAAGGCGGGTAGTACTTCAATAACATCAGCATTATCTGCAGCGAAAGACACCACTGGCAGTAATGTAACCTGGCAGAAGTGCTATGGTGGAAGCAGTGATGATGGTGCCTTCTCAATGGCTAATACTACTGACGGAGGGTACATCTTTTGCGGTTACACCAATTCTACCGATGGAAATGTGTCTGGATTTCACGGTTACTATGACTACTGGGTTGTGAAATTCGCTGCTAATAGATCCATTGAATGGCAAAAGAGTCTTGGAGGATCAGATATTGATATCGGTATGTCTGTAAACCAGACTGCTGATAAGGGGTACCTGATTACCGGGTATTCATACTCTACAGACGGGAATGTAACCGGCAACCATGGTGCTGATGACTCATGGGTACTGAAACTCTCTTCTAACGGTACAACTGAATGGGCAAACAGTCTTGGAGGAAGTAAATATGACTGGGGATGGTCAGGAATCCAGACTGCTGATGCAGGGTATCTCATTGCTGGAGGTGCAGGCTCTGAGGATGGAAATGTGTCAGGAAACCATGGAGGATACGACGGCTGGATTCAGAAACTCAATGCAAACGGGACACTCCAGTGGCAAAACTGTCTTGGGGGAAGTAGTTTTGACCAGATCAATTCGGCATTAGAGTCTTCTGAAGGAGGATACCTGGTAGCAGGAATAACTAAATCCACGAATGGAGATGTTAAGGGTAATCATGGCGATTATGATGCATGGGTAGTCAGTCTCAATACCACCGGGGGGATTGCCTGGCAGAATTGTCTCGGTGGCAGCGGTGATGATGAAGCATTATCACTTATCAGAACCACTGATGGCGGTTATCTAATTGGGGGATATACCAACTCCACGGATGGGAATGTTTCAGGTAACCACGGTAATTACGATGCCTGGGTAGTGAAACTTGACGCTGATGGCAATCTCCTATGGCAGAAATGTCTTGGCGGTTCAGGCGATGATGGTACTGAATCTGTCATACAGGATTCTGACAATGGGTATCTGATTGCCGGGTATACCGCATCAGATGACGGTGATGTGTCTGGTAACCACGGTAATTACGATGCCTGGATAGTGAAACTTGATGCTGATGGCAATCTCCTATGGCAGAAATGTCTTGGAGGAACTGGAGAAGATGATGCAAGATCGATTATTCAAGTTTCCAGCGACAGGTACCTGGTAGCTGGTTATACTGCATCTGATGATGGCGACGTATCAGGCAATCATGGGGATTATGATGCCTGGATTGTTGAGATCCAGAACTCTGATTCTGCAACGACAACACAGACCGTTGATATGGAGTCCCTCCTTTCCCAGCCAGGACCCAATGGTGGAACCAGCATGCTCGGGTCGGTCAATAATTGGTCTTTAAACGCAGTACCTACAATCCAGACAAATTCTACTTCAGGATCTTCTGATGCGGTTCAGGTCTCATTTACCGCCAATACTCTCACAGGTCCAGCTCCTCTGACTGTTGCATTTACCAGTGCCTGTCAGGGCAATCCAACCTCGTACATCTGGAATTTTGGAGACGGAAAAACATCAGGGGAGATAAATCCAACTCATACCTATACAGTTCCTGGAACCTATTCAGTAACCCTTAAGGCGATGAATGCAAACTCCGGAGCAATAGGGGTTCTTCCTGACTCAATCACCGTGACTGATGGCAGAATTTTTGCTAAAAAATACCAGGCACCTGGTACTGTATAA
- a CDS encoding MEMAR_RS02690 family S-layer glycoprotein, with translation MNARIVVALMVFVACACVVLPASASINKVSQGGDVFIGEKNLDVSAGMGGAKQIAWWQPGSNSDTEQPADIQSVANSNAFYVSPDIYVGKTGIWYQWNGTVKGSPAINVKEPSVSIKIWDVTANEDVTGKAVPVGNYADFAIETNMQSFSTRPGYQAADGPFKIKVKTSDGGVYEQLVGNNGKTYPLTGLTVSQQLWYWVGEGNDHSKFPKNDGWNTAAEDKNNNRLYKAGVYTFWAECNANAMKDQYKAPDGSDYTGKTVSSVKSVQIATDQVKIEANKDTVVRGNPFSVTVTGVPNAEYFIWVKDTNSMTGASTDQPPMILTTQDNLKQDDPAGPYEIGKYQYEGGAGKTIKQDVPDDPDYHGTKCYAQVKLNSSGTRTVEFKTTKDTKDKKYTVRVERKVGNQFKSDEVDIKVEKGDVTIVAAGDQSYYLGEEVKLSGTNSETDMTYLFVTGPNLPTLGASLKNPKQEINNNQPQSFDEADVQDDDTWEKKWQTQNLELDAGTYTIYAVSAPNDKDHLNDAEYDTVSLVIKKPYIQATASTSVIAKGDKLYIRGTAEGDPSKGVALWVLGKNKVMYDTESVNDDMTFEKEYKEGVTKELYAGQYFVIIQHPMYNDEFDVYPDNPLNPQNVLGTYPTRGSQLFKIGGQGALQGTDAAEALVQAINNAMVDDTYTKLAFLVEEPKVTINPIGEQKVGAKFDVSGTTNLAYDDNDLLVEITSSSFKPTDKSQSGEFSGATGTVKVQQGTDGLNKWSFNVDASTFKPDEYIVRVSGVTTDVVETSLFNVVEAGSTQVKASGSPAANVTPVSSAVKNVTSNATSNVTEKATVLTEKPTTVVTTVPPTQKPTTVPTTPEPTKKSPGFGILATLAGLGAVAFIMLRRN, from the coding sequence ATGAACGCACGAATAGTAGTGGCTTTGATGGTATTTGTCGCATGTGCATGTGTTGTACTTCCGGCATCTGCATCAATCAACAAGGTTAGCCAAGGAGGAGATGTCTTCATTGGTGAAAAAAACCTTGATGTATCTGCAGGGATGGGAGGAGCCAAGCAAATTGCATGGTGGCAGCCAGGAAGCAACTCAGATACAGAACAGCCAGCTGACATTCAGTCAGTCGCAAATTCTAATGCATTTTATGTATCCCCTGATATCTATGTCGGTAAAACGGGAATATGGTATCAGTGGAATGGAACTGTAAAGGGATCTCCGGCAATTAATGTCAAAGAACCATCAGTTTCAATTAAAATCTGGGATGTTACTGCTAATGAAGATGTAACTGGCAAGGCGGTGCCGGTTGGCAATTATGCTGACTTTGCAATAGAAACTAACATGCAGAGTTTTTCAACCCGTCCTGGTTATCAGGCAGCTGATGGTCCATTTAAGATCAAGGTTAAGACCTCTGATGGCGGGGTTTATGAGCAACTCGTTGGAAACAACGGGAAGACGTACCCTCTGACTGGTTTAACCGTGAGCCAACAACTCTGGTACTGGGTTGGAGAAGGTAATGATCATTCCAAGTTCCCTAAAAATGATGGTTGGAACACTGCAGCAGAAGATAAAAACAACAACCGCCTGTATAAAGCCGGTGTTTACACCTTCTGGGCAGAGTGCAATGCCAACGCTATGAAGGACCAGTATAAAGCACCAGATGGATCAGATTACACTGGAAAGACTGTTTCCTCAGTAAAAAGTGTTCAGATAGCTACTGATCAGGTTAAGATAGAAGCTAACAAGGATACTGTCGTGCGTGGCAATCCATTCTCTGTTACTGTTACCGGTGTACCAAATGCAGAATACTTCATTTGGGTTAAAGATACCAACTCTATGACTGGAGCATCTACCGATCAGCCACCAATGATCCTGACGACTCAGGATAACCTCAAACAGGATGATCCGGCAGGTCCGTATGAGATAGGTAAATATCAGTATGAAGGTGGTGCAGGAAAAACTATCAAACAGGATGTTCCTGATGACCCGGATTACCACGGAACCAAGTGTTATGCTCAGGTAAAACTGAATTCCAGTGGTACCCGTACTGTTGAGTTTAAAACAACCAAAGATACAAAAGACAAGAAGTACACGGTTCGTGTAGAACGCAAAGTAGGAAACCAGTTCAAGTCTGATGAAGTTGATATCAAAGTAGAGAAAGGCGATGTAACAATTGTCGCTGCAGGTGACCAAAGTTACTACCTTGGTGAAGAAGTCAAGCTTTCTGGTACTAATTCAGAAACTGATATGACCTATCTGTTCGTGACTGGTCCAAACCTTCCAACACTAGGGGCGAGCCTAAAGAATCCAAAACAGGAAATTAACAATAATCAGCCTCAGTCATTCGATGAAGCGGATGTACAGGATGATGATACCTGGGAGAAGAAATGGCAGACTCAAAACCTTGAGCTTGATGCAGGGACTTACACGATCTATGCGGTAAGTGCTCCTAATGACAAGGACCACCTCAACGATGCTGAGTATGATACAGTCTCTCTTGTTATCAAGAAACCATACATCCAGGCAACTGCATCAACCAGTGTCATCGCAAAGGGTGACAAACTCTACATCAGAGGTACAGCAGAAGGCGATCCCTCAAAGGGTGTTGCACTCTGGGTTCTTGGTAAGAACAAAGTCATGTACGATACTGAATCAGTCAATGATGACATGACATTCGAAAAGGAATACAAAGAAGGAGTCACGAAAGAGCTCTATGCTGGTCAGTACTTTGTCATTATCCAGCACCCGATGTACAATGACGAATTTGATGTATATCCTGACAATCCATTGAACCCCCAGAATGTTCTCGGTACCTACCCGACCCGTGGTTCTCAACTCTTTAAGATCGGAGGACAGGGTGCATTACAGGGTACTGATGCTGCAGAAGCACTCGTTCAGGCAATCAACAACGCTATGGTTGATGATACCTACACAAAACTTGCATTCCTTGTAGAGGAGCCAAAAGTTACTATTAATCCAATTGGTGAACAGAAGGTAGGAGCCAAGTTTGACGTTAGTGGTACCACCAATCTGGCATACGACGACAATGATCTCCTTGTTGAGATTACGTCCTCATCATTCAAACCCACAGACAAGTCACAAAGTGGTGAATTCAGTGGTGCAACTGGAACTGTAAAAGTTCAGCAGGGCACGGATGGTCTGAACAAGTGGAGTTTCAATGTTGATGCATCCACATTTAAGCCAGATGAGTACATCGTTCGTGTGTCCGGTGTTACAACCGATGTCGTTGAAACTTCATTGTTTAATGTAGTAGAAGCAGGCAGTACTCAGGTTAAAGCATCAGGATCCCCAGCAGCAAATGTTACTCCGGTTTCATCCGCTGTGAAGAATGTAACTTCGAATGCAACATCTAATGTAACTGAGAAAGCAACGGTCTTAACAGAGAAACCGACAACTGTTGTAACAACCGTTCCGCCGACTCAAAAACCAACAACCGTTCCAACAACTCCTGAACCAACCAAAAAGTCTCCAGGATTTGGTATACTTGCTACACTGGCAGGTCTTGGAGCAGTTGCATTCATTATGTTGCGTAGAAACTAA
- a CDS encoding tetratricopeptide repeat protein yields the protein MQKLSLIGVLPFIIIIFMAICPVHAATLSNSFVQETPTPQPTPYPYQTYSPSYWTVFPTPTETDVDTRQRILDKANSWFGMGLEQLQKNNYDAAVGDFKLALLIDPGNSTIQNGLTTAQNHGNTTT from the coding sequence ATGCAAAAGTTATCTCTTATCGGTGTATTACCTTTCATTATCATCATATTTATGGCAATATGTCCGGTACATGCTGCAACACTTTCGAATTCATTTGTACAAGAGACTCCTACACCGCAGCCTACACCATATCCCTATCAGACATACTCACCGTCATATTGGACTGTATTTCCTACTCCCACTGAAACGGATGTAGATACTCGGCAACGGATACTTGATAAAGCGAATTCGTGGTTTGGGATGGGATTGGAACAGTTACAGAAAAATAACTATGATGCCGCTGTAGGGGATTTTAAACTCGCCTTATTAATTGATCCGGGAAATAGTACTATTCAAAATGGGTTGACTACAGCACAGAATCATGGAAATACTACAACTTAA
- a CDS encoding MarR family winged helix-turn-helix transcriptional regulator: MRPSLTGIPDAHYRLLYHLFLSKSLSMKELGDLLSVSKTYITKIVDALSAEGLVERLPDPGDRRIINIQLTKEGQKKFKDVRELLRVEVRRKLEVISPEDLETLAECVTKIMNIRKKYPNFIDKLH, from the coding sequence ATGCGCCCATCATTAACCGGGATTCCGGATGCACATTACCGGTTATTATATCATCTCTTTTTGTCAAAATCACTGTCAATGAAAGAACTTGGAGATCTTTTGTCAGTCTCCAAGACATATATTACCAAAATTGTAGATGCACTCAGTGCAGAAGGGTTGGTTGAGCGTCTTCCTGATCCAGGGGACAGAAGGATAATAAATATTCAATTGACCAAAGAAGGGCAGAAAAAATTCAAAGATGTTCGTGAACTTCTTCGTGTTGAAGTAAGAAGGAAGTTAGAAGTTATATCTCCTGAAGATCTGGAAACTCTTGCTGAATGTGTAACAAAAATCATGAATATTCGAAAGAAATACCCTAATTTTATTGATAAACTACACTAA
- a CDS encoding Coenzyme F420 hydrogenase/dehydrogenase, beta subunit C-terminal domain: MAAKGEMVYAWAKDAETLKKGECGGAITALLKYALESKTVDAVVAIKKGKDLYDAVPAVITDPAEILTTAGSLHCGTLLLPKIIKKYLNGAKDSKLAVTCKGCDAMAFYEMAKRNQINLDNVILIGVNCGGSVSPVDARRMISEKFEVDPDVVHKEEIDKGQFIIEFEGGHKGIKIEELEEEGYGRRSNCRRCKMKVPRQADLACGNWGVFGEKAGKATFIEICSEKGANLLNGAQSSGAVETCAPDPKGIDIRGKVEKAMLKLGEEWRHRDFEGLGAGKDRLQKIMTESSRCIRCYQCIDNCPICYCIECSTKKPWYIPEGTVPPGFMFHLIRFAHISDSCINCGQCEELCAVDIPNALFMHAQQVEIEKMFKHVPGRDMTPPIHALAEERAERARLEATGSDMIYDNVFSE, encoded by the coding sequence ATGGCAGCGAAAGGCGAAATGGTATATGCATGGGCTAAAGATGCTGAGACACTCAAGAAAGGAGAGTGTGGAGGAGCAATCACTGCCCTGCTGAAGTACGCACTTGAGAGCAAGACTGTTGATGCAGTTGTCGCAATCAAGAAGGGTAAAGACCTGTACGATGCAGTACCTGCCGTCATTACCGACCCTGCAGAGATTCTCACAACTGCCGGATCACTCCACTGTGGTACCCTTCTGCTTCCAAAGATCATCAAGAAGTACCTGAACGGTGCTAAGGACAGTAAACTCGCGGTTACCTGTAAGGGTTGCGACGCAATGGCCTTTTACGAGATGGCAAAGCGGAACCAGATCAACCTTGACAACGTTATCCTGATCGGTGTCAACTGTGGAGGATCTGTAAGTCCGGTCGATGCACGCCGGATGATCTCAGAGAAGTTCGAGGTTGACCCTGATGTTGTTCACAAGGAAGAGATCGACAAGGGTCAGTTCATCATCGAGTTCGAGGGCGGTCACAAGGGAATCAAGATTGAGGAACTTGAAGAAGAAGGATACGGACGCAGGTCTAACTGTCGCCGCTGCAAGATGAAAGTTCCACGTCAGGCTGATCTTGCCTGTGGTAACTGGGGAGTCTTTGGTGAGAAGGCAGGAAAGGCAACCTTCATTGAAATCTGCTCTGAGAAGGGAGCAAATCTCCTGAACGGTGCCCAGTCGAGCGGAGCTGTCGAGACCTGTGCACCAGATCCAAAGGGTATTGATATCAGGGGCAAAGTCGAGAAAGCAATGCTTAAACTCGGTGAAGAGTGGCGTCATCGCGACTTTGAAGGCCTTGGTGCTGGAAAAGACCGGCTCCAGAAGATCATGACCGAGAGCTCACGGTGCATCAGATGCTACCAGTGTATCGACAACTGTCCGATCTGTTACTGTATCGAGTGCTCTACCAAGAAACCATGGTACATTCCGGAAGGTACAGTGCCACCAGGCTTCATGTTCCACTTGATCAGATTCGCACACATCTCTGACTCCTGTATCAACTGTGGACAGTGTGAAGAACTCTGTGCAGTGGACATTCCAAATGCACTCTTCATGCATGCACAACAGGTTGAGATCGAGAAGATGTTCAAGCATGTTCCAGGCCGTGACATGACCCCGCCAATCCATGCACTCGCAGAAGAGAGGGCAGAACGTGCACGTCTTGAGGCAACCGGTTCAGACATGATCTATGATAATGTCTTTTCCGAATAA
- a CDS encoding MFS transporter — protein sequence MSEAAAIAKRDAALCHLLDCSHLTPTHWRIWILSAMGIFLDGYDLFIISIALPLIIRDLSPTPLLLGAIGSAAVIGAIFGAAIGGILTDRFGRKSIYIVDLFLFIIFSFCCGIAWDISSLIIFRLLLGVGVGADYPICASYISEFMPVALRGRMLIGAFAFQAVGMFAAAIVGLVTLFIYPDPSSWRWMLISGAIPAIIVLIARATVPESPRWYLGQGLFRQAASVICRIIPHKEDKIRDCVERQDKEPINTIQEHSEFSILFSKEYRKRTILATIPWFLMDIAMYGVGIFLPILLAGLLFTNKGGTGLDEIYQSIAGSAFLDIFLLAGFLLNMRYVDKIGRIKLQIYGFIGMTLGMLLILMAWMSGSNIYLIFSGFIFFNLLLNLGPNATTFILPVELFPTRVRGSAHGLASAVAKAGAAVGIFLIPIVQNIAGIGGVLVVIGIVSLAGLLVTVIFRIETKGQSLDDIDPGVFG from the coding sequence TTGTCTGAAGCTGCTGCAATTGCGAAGAGAGATGCTGCGTTGTGTCATCTTCTTGATTGTTCACATCTTACGCCGACTCACTGGAGAATTTGGATCCTATCCGCAATGGGAATTTTTCTCGATGGATATGATCTTTTTATTATCTCAATTGCCCTCCCGTTGATCATCAGGGACCTCTCACCAACTCCTCTTCTTTTGGGAGCTATTGGATCTGCTGCCGTTATAGGGGCAATATTTGGTGCAGCAATTGGTGGTATTCTCACAGACAGGTTTGGGAGAAAATCAATCTATATCGTCGATCTCTTCCTGTTCATCATTTTTTCATTTTGTTGCGGTATTGCGTGGGACATATCCTCTCTCATCATCTTCCGCCTGCTCCTTGGTGTGGGTGTTGGTGCTGATTACCCGATATGTGCTTCATATATCTCTGAGTTTATGCCTGTAGCGCTCAGAGGCAGAATGCTTATTGGAGCATTTGCATTTCAGGCAGTCGGAATGTTTGCCGCTGCAATCGTTGGGCTTGTTACCCTCTTTATATACCCTGATCCGTCATCCTGGAGATGGATGCTGATATCAGGAGCAATTCCGGCTATAATCGTTTTAATAGCAAGGGCAACTGTCCCGGAGAGTCCCCGGTGGTATCTCGGACAGGGACTTTTCAGGCAGGCAGCGAGTGTTATCTGTCGTATTATCCCACATAAAGAGGATAAAATCAGGGACTGCGTTGAAAGACAGGATAAAGAGCCAATCAATACCATACAAGAGCACTCTGAATTTTCAATTCTCTTTTCGAAAGAATATCGGAAGAGAACAATCCTGGCCACCATTCCCTGGTTTTTAATGGATATAGCAATGTATGGTGTCGGGATATTTCTCCCGATACTGCTTGCAGGACTTCTCTTCACAAATAAAGGAGGAACCGGTCTTGATGAGATATACCAGTCAATAGCCGGATCTGCATTCCTTGATATCTTCCTGCTCGCGGGTTTTCTGCTCAATATGCGGTATGTTGACAAGATAGGGAGAATCAAACTTCAGATCTATGGTTTTATTGGTATGACCCTTGGCATGCTCCTTATCCTGATGGCGTGGATGTCTGGGAGCAACATCTATCTCATCTTCAGCGGATTCATTTTCTTCAATCTGCTTTTAAATCTCGGGCCTAATGCAACCACGTTCATCCTGCCGGTTGAACTCTTTCCAACAAGAGTTCGCGGATCAGCTCATGGACTAGCTTCAGCAGTTGCAAAAGCCGGTGCTGCCGTGGGAATTTTCCTTATCCCCATTGTCCAGAATATTGCAGGTATTGGAGGTGTTCTTGTGGTAATAGGGATTGTATCACTCGCAGGACTTCTTGTGACAGTGATCTTTAGAATAGAAACAAAAGGACAATCACTTGACGATATTGATCCAGGAGTTTTTGGATAG
- a CDS encoding PAS domain-containing response regulator: MISILHIDDEKLFLEISKIYLEKDGDFSVDTISSPIGALDVINSNRYDIIISDYEMPGMNGIELLKKVRSTIGNIPFILFTGRGREDVAIAAINNGVDFYVQKGGDPRSQFADLRHQVKQAVAKRKAEEELFRKNEELQAAYEEIVSVEEELRTNYNELTLSKQALEVSEKRYALTLESINDGLWDYNISSGVLFLSPQFYRMCGYEPGAFAPDFEHWISLIHPNDQERVRSHFIKTLEHGDNFAIEYRVKQRDNTYFWILARGKVVEWNPDGIAARIVGTHTDITARKEIEEKLEEKSRVLQTLTDNLPGMVYRCKNDADWTMMVISDGVFSLTGYQKEEMLFNRDISYGSVIHPEDQQKVWDFVEDGIIKNRPFQLNYRIICKDGSIKWVWEQGRGVFQEDVLVAIEGYIADITPETIAQNALKKLAHSIEHLKEGIFWFNNEGIIYDTNITFSEFSFQSKEKVIQSHVSTLPFILQSNTWDELMNLAKTTGSTSEIALLNGTQDDQKNLQISISYGQFGDEGIFCGIINDRTKEEKYLNQVLKSREELASAYEELLSSEESLKDQYFQLAKTKEALQESEHKYRSIFQDAILGIFKETKDGSIIDVNPAFARIHGFDTPEELKATITDVKNQMYVHPEDFDKLFHLLEVNGEVRGFETEKYRKDGSIIWISINEKVIRKEDGKIHFLEGTIDDITRRKKVESENEISLNQLKKNFAEFSILNDGIRNPLTILAILAESCDPVTSNNIFYYINQIDDLIKQLDTRWLESDKVLTYLQKHHNY; encoded by the coding sequence ATGATCTCTATACTCCATATTGATGATGAAAAACTTTTTTTAGAGATATCGAAAATCTATCTTGAAAAAGATGGAGATTTTTCCGTTGACACTATCTCTTCACCAATTGGTGCTCTTGATGTAATCAATTCAAACCGGTATGATATTATTATTTCTGATTATGAAATGCCGGGAATGAATGGAATAGAATTACTAAAAAAAGTCAGGTCTACAATTGGAAATATTCCTTTTATTCTGTTTACGGGCAGAGGACGAGAAGATGTGGCCATTGCTGCAATTAATAACGGAGTTGACTTTTACGTCCAAAAGGGTGGTGATCCTAGGTCGCAATTTGCTGATCTCAGACATCAGGTCAAACAGGCTGTAGCAAAAAGAAAAGCAGAAGAAGAACTATTTAGGAAAAACGAAGAACTTCAGGCTGCATATGAAGAAATTGTTTCAGTTGAAGAGGAACTTCGCACCAATTATAATGAACTTACTTTAAGTAAACAGGCTCTTGAAGTTAGCGAAAAGAGATATGCTCTCACGTTAGAATCAATCAATGATGGATTGTGGGATTACAATATTTCTTCAGGTGTCCTCTTTCTCTCTCCTCAGTTTTACAGGATGTGTGGATATGAACCAGGTGCCTTTGCTCCAGACTTCGAACACTGGATTTCGCTCATTCATCCAAACGATCAAGAACGTGTTCGATCACATTTTATTAAAACTCTTGAACATGGTGATAATTTCGCCATTGAATACCGTGTAAAACAACGTGATAATACCTATTTTTGGATTTTAGCGAGAGGGAAGGTTGTAGAGTGGAATCCAGATGGAATCGCTGCTCGAATCGTAGGTACACATACAGATATTACGGCAAGGAAAGAGATTGAAGAAAAGTTGGAAGAAAAAAGCCGTGTTCTTCAAACATTAACAGACAATCTTCCCGGAATGGTATATCGCTGTAAGAACGATGCCGATTGGACAATGATGGTAATCAGTGATGGGGTCTTCTCATTAACAGGATATCAAAAGGAAGAAATGCTATTTAACCGGGATATTTCGTATGGATCGGTAATTCATCCAGAAGATCAACAAAAGGTCTGGGATTTTGTGGAAGACGGAATAATTAAAAATCGACCTTTTCAATTAAATTATCGGATTATCTGTAAAGACGGATCTATTAAATGGGTTTGGGAGCAAGGCAGGGGAGTATTCCAAGAAGACGTGTTGGTTGCAATTGAAGGGTACATAGCAGATATTACCCCGGAAACTATTGCACAAAATGCACTAAAAAAATTAGCCCATTCTATAGAACATCTAAAGGAAGGAATATTCTGGTTTAATAATGAGGGCATTATCTATGACACAAATATTACGTTCTCTGAATTTTCATTTCAATCAAAAGAAAAAGTTATTCAATCTCATGTGAGCACTCTTCCCTTTATCCTCCAATCAAATACATGGGATGAATTAATGAATCTGGCAAAGACAACAGGTTCTACGTCTGAGATAGCTTTACTGAATGGTACTCAGGATGATCAAAAAAACCTCCAGATTAGTATAAGTTATGGTCAATTTGGCGATGAAGGTATTTTCTGTGGTATTATCAATGATAGAACAAAAGAAGAGAAATACCTTAATCAGGTTTTAAAAAGCAGGGAGGAACTGGCATCTGCCTATGAAGAACTTCTTTCATCTGAAGAATCCTTAAAAGATCAATATTTCCAACTTGCAAAAACGAAAGAAGCCCTTCAGGAAAGCGAACATAAATACCGTTCGATATTTCAGGATGCTATCCTGGGAATATTTAAAGAAACAAAAGATGGCTCCATAATAGATGTGAATCCTGCATTTGCACGAATACATGGATTTGACACTCCGGAAGAGTTGAAAGCAACTATAACAGATGTTAAAAACCAGATGTATGTTCATCCTGAAGATTTTGACAAACTATTTCACCTTCTTGAAGTAAATGGAGAGGTAAGAGGATTTGAAACAGAGAAATATCGTAAAGATGGATCAATTATCTGGATATCAATAAATGAGAAAGTCATTAGAAAAGAAGACGGAAAGATCCATTTCCTGGAAGGTACTATTGATGATATCACAAGAAGAAAAAAAGTAGAGTCAGAAAACGAGATTTCTCTCAATCAACTCAAAAAGAATTTTGCTGAGTTTTCAATTCTAAATGACGGTATTAGAAATCCATTAACAATTCTCGCAATTTTAGCTGAATCCTGTGATCCGGTTACATCCAATAATATTTTTTATTATATCAACCAGATTGATGATTTAATCAAACAATTAGACACCCGGTGGTTGGAATCTGATAAGGTCCTTACCTATCTGCAAAAACATCATAATTACTAA